The nucleotide window ggccacggagAATATCGAATTCGATGGAAaaatgagctgtatgagatatacggcgacattgacatcgTTCAACGAATTGAAAAACAGCGGACACTTTAACTAGaacatgtcgtccgaatgggcgaaaacactccagctctgaaaatgtTCGAAGTAGTAGCCGCCAGGGAAActaaggaagaggaagacctccactctgttggaaagaccagatggagaaggaattggcagtaaagaagaagaagaaaccacactgataaagtccaatcaatttattcaaattaactTACTAAAGCTTTCAAAAACTTACTCTTAATTAGTGCGCTTTTATTGAGttttagtttataaaatatagaaaaatctaGTGATTTTGAGCAAATTTGTATCACAATCAAAGTaagagcaaataaataatataatttacattAGTCAATATTGACGTTAAGTGACCAAGTCGATTATAACTTCGACGCTAGATCACATGCTGGTTAAACTATTTTGTACCTGAGgtttataatttaaacaaagtcgaattttgtcataatttgaaACAAAAGAGGCTAAAACGCTTGCGTCTTTGAATTTCTTGACGCGTTTGCGTCGTTTTGGTGGAGAGGCCTATGGGATAAATAGTTTGAGCCCATTGATTTctggaaaaaaagttttatgattTACTCATAGAGTCTGAGCACACACATTCAGGTATACTGTTTATAACCCACCTCTTGTCAACTGGCAACGCTTTCGACGGCATGGGTGAATTACGGAATCTACCATGCTTTCGAGTGAAACGATGAAATTTGTACTTTTTCTCATAGTTCATACAGCTTCTAAAACAGATGCAAAGATGGAAAACGCTTTAATAATCTGAGCAAACGAGACGCTAATACACACTTTTGCTGCGCTGCCACCTTATTCAACATCGTCATCTCCGACATCTGACTCAACATTGTTGTATTGTTCTGCAGCAAATGATTCTGATTGATAATCATTTCGCCGATTTCGTTTAGCATAAATACAACCGCCTCCTTTTCGCGCTCAGCACTTAAGTCATCCTCGAATGGTTCCGTTTGCACCTGATTGTTATAGCAATAGGATTCGGTTTGAGTTGTCGAAGCTTCGGCGCTACTTTCGTTCGTCTGGGTGGCACGTGGAAATATTTTACGTTCGGTTTGAACGCCATGACACAAAGTATTCGGATCGGTCTGTGTGCCTTGTTTACGCAGTACGCGACGGCTGGTCTGCTGTTCACGATGCACCGGCAGTGTGTGTATTTCCGTCTCCGTTGAGCGACTACGCACTTCCGGCTTCGTTGTTTGGGTAGAGCAATCGGCAAATTGCGGTAAGATTGTACGTGTTGGCGAAGATTTCGGCTTAAGGTCGGAGTTGGAACTTATTGAAGAACAGCTTTTCAATTTCTGCAAGAATCGTTGACGCCGCTGCACACGCATTTGAAAAGGTGCCTTGGTATAGATTTGTCTTATGCGTATAACGGTTAACATTTTGCCATCAACCTCAAAGGTGACCGAGTAACTGCAATCACCGCAAATGAAATGACAGATTAAGAAAAAGGCCAACACATTGAGCAAATTCAACCCACCAGCATTTTCCGATATGCATGCGCCTATTAAGTAGCAGAGGTTGTTTACTCGAAATGGAATTCAATAAAAGGGCCTTCAGATCCATGCGTTAATGTAGATTTAGTagacaaaacaaattattaattgcagcaaatttcgaatattccatattctttctttcaaaatcaaaaatacagAAATCTGTTCAGCATTGCCAGACTCAAGCgctggaaaataaaaattaacaacattAACAGATTACTTGAAAACTATTTACAAAAGCATCTTCCCTTTAAGGAAGAACAGTGGTGGAAATATCTTCACACTTTCTCCTCGGCTGTCTAGCTTTCACTAGACTGAAGGCCAACTTGAAACTTGATGTCATGGCTCCGTTGAAGTGGGCGAATCGGCTGGAATTGACGTTAACCGTCTCAGATTCGTTAATAGATGCGTAGCTCTTGATCCAAAGCTACCAGTTTTGGTATCACAAAAGGCCAGTGGTTCTATTAAGTTTGATCTCGCGAGAAAGATTGCCTAGAAACCCAACCGAAGTCTATCTTTACTTTCACACTTCATTATTAAACCTAAGAAGTCCAAACCTTGATTTGCTTACTTTTGGGCATAATCTTTTCGCTTGGGATGGACTTTTTTAAAATAGAATATTACTAGACCTAAAATTCGGAACTTTATGAAGCGTTGTATTCGCTTGATTGAAATTGATATGTAGTCCATCACATCTCAACAGGGTTTTAGTTCATTTTTCAATCCGTATTCAAGTCTGGTTTGTAGCCCACCAGTTGGATAAACAAGTACGAGTAGACTACATATGTTATAGTATATAGGAATGCCGCACAAAGCCCCAGATatgatgaaataaataaattcgagTGTTTGaactttgatttgatttttatactctcgcaacaaagttgctaaagagagtattatagttttgttcacataacggttgtttgtaagtcctaaaactaaaagagtcagatatagggttatatataccaaagtgatcagggtgacgagtagagttgaaatccggatgtctgtctgtccgtccgtccgtccgtgcaagctgtaacttgagtaaaaattgagatatcataatgaaacttggtacacgcatttcttggctccataagaaggttaagttcgaagatgggcaaaatcggtccactgccacgcccacaaaatggcggaaaccgaaaacctataaaatgtcataactaagccataaataaagatattaaagtgaaatttggcacaaaggatcacattagggaggagcatatttggaagtaatttttttggaaaagtgggcgtggccgcgccccctattaagttttttgtacatatctcggaaactactatagctatgtcaaccaaactctacataatcgtttccttcagacatttccatatatagttcaaaaatggaagaaatcggataataaccacgcccacctcccatacaaaggttatgttgaaaatcactaaaagtgcgtcaaccgactaacaaaaaacgtcagaaacacaaaattttacggaagaaatgacagaagaaagctgcacccagactttttgtaaaaattgaaaatgggcgtggcgtcgcccacttatggaccaaaaagcatatctcaggcactcctcgaccgatttcaatgaaattcggtatataatatttccttaacaccctgatgacatgtacgaaatatgggtgaaatcggttcacaaccacgccttcttccaatataataaaactttacacaaatacggtatttgagctgaggtatcccttgtggaaaaattgtcgtgatcggactataacttttcaaggtccctgatatcgaacacgaagaactcagtgcctaacctaacctaacctaatttttcaccgaaaatatcggtaaatctcccagaatttatttgtaattaattttacagcaaaataaaaaaatatgtaaatgacggataatgaaatctcgattatcactttatcatgcgagagtataaaatgttcggtgacacccgaacttagcccttccttacttgttaactAATTCTTTTAATTAGTGGTAACTATAACATTCGATTTATGCTGTACCggttataatatttaaatgtgcATTGAGTGGAGGGGTCAAATGAAAACATTGATGCACTAAACCTGTAAACTCAAAAACTATCTTCCTGCTTCTATTAGAAATTAATAGCATTACTGGTTCTGAGTTACATCGGCTAAACGTACCCCGTTACGTAGTTCCTGAGAACTACAATAGGTTCGACGGCCACACTATCGATAACTTTTTCAGCGTTGCCTTGCTAATGCTGGACAAGTGCCTAAGAGACGCTCCATTATTTCCTTGGTGCCTTGCCCTTGACATTTCCTACAGTcatctcgatctgtcagccacATTACCATACCATACTTTGACAGGTGGGGAATAAGTAAGAACGTTGTACATTTCTGATCTacttacatttgaaaataacttTCAATCCGTTTTGACCTTCTTTGCCATGCTGCTGAAGAGATCGTCATAAAAACAATACATGGGCTCACCACTGTCAGTCAAGTTTTCATAATACAGCCGTATACCACATTTGACGATCTCGTCCACTATCTCATTGCCAtcgatgcctttgtgacctAGCACCATGTAAACGTGAATCGTTTGTTCCTATTGGCAATCTCTGCATGACATAATCAATAGAAACTTTCAGTAAGAACATAGCAAGGACCACTAAATTAGTTTTGTTAACCGGAACGGgttcataaagggtgattttttaagagcttgataactttttaaaaaaaaaaaacgcataaaatttgcaaaatctcatcggttctttatttgaaacgttagattggttcatgacatttactttttgaagataatttcatttaaatgttgaccgcggctgcgtcttaggtggtccattcggaaagtccaattttgggcaactttttcgagcatttcggccggaatagcccgaatttcttcggaaatgttgtcttccaaagctggaatagttgctggcttatttctgtagactttagacttgacgtagccccacaaaaaatagtctaaaggcgttaaatcgcatgatcttggtggccaacttacggatccatttcttgagatgaattgttgtccgaagttttccctcaaaatggccatagaatcgcgagctgtgtggcatgtagcgccatcttgttgaaaccacatgtcaaccaagttcagttcttccatttttggcaacaaaaagtttgttagcatcgaacgatagcgatcgccattcaccgtaacgttgcgtccaacagcatctttgaaaaaatacggtccaatgattccaccagcgtacaaaccacaccaaacagtgcatttttcgggatgcatgggcagttcttgaacggcttctggttgctcttcaccccaaatgtggcaattttgcttatttacgtagccattcaaccagaaatgagcctcatcgctgaacaaaatttgtcgataaaaaagcggattttcacatttcgaaccgaacactgattttggtaataaaattcaatgatttgcaagcgttgctcgttagtaagtctattcatgatgaaatgtcaaagcatactgagcatctttctctttgacaccatgtctgaaatcccacgtgatctgtcaaatactaatgcatgaaaatcctaacctcaaaaaaatcacccgttatttatatATGGCCGAGGAATGTTTTCTAATGCTACCGCTACGACAATAGAACTGCTGCACATTATTAAATACATTGAACCCATCtgttctatgtacatatatgtaatatgtataagTCTGCAAGTGGCACATCAAATAATTCCTGCCACCTCATATGATGATAATAGTGCGATAATGTAGTCGGATCAATAGTACACATATAATTAAGTGTAAACAGCTTTTCCTCTAACCTTTCTCGCTTAATCTCTTCTAGGAGAATCTTACTTTTTCTGACTATATCCACAGCGACCCTATTTACCAATCACCAAAGTTTTGGACGTCAGATTTAACTGTCTGCACTAACTGACGTGAAAAAAGTGCGGAGCTGCAGCAAGATACTCAAATCGCTAGCCGACAGCACTTcggaaaaaacaaataaacgtgtTCGCGAGTCACAAGGTATCAATCTACTTCATCATCAGACTGTATTTATTCTTTCACATTATCATCATTAGTAACTGAATTAGATAACCATTGTCCTATTATGCTCTAGCGCTGGATCAATGGACATCGCATATGCTTAGCTCAACGAACAGTCTCTGTGCGACTTCCTTTAGACCTAAAGTAGGACACAGGAGACCTGCTAAGCAAAGTTCATTTTGCAGCAATCGTTGGACGCAAGTTGTATGACGGAAGGTGAGGTAGAAATATCCAGACGCTTTCTTCTCCAATGTCCAGCCTTTACAAAAGTGAAGTTGAAACATCTCGGCGGTCTTACCTTAGGGGGACCAAAAGACATAGCCGAATCTGACATTACCCATCTCAACAAATTTGAGATAGGTACAAAGCCCTTATCGATTTGTGAGGATCTTATGatcaatttatatacatataagagtTTTGGATACCAAAACGGGCCCGTGTTATAAggtgtccaagtgagatccctgttaAAATCGACCTTTTAAGCTAATTTAACTTACAAGGCAACTGGTTCCTAGTAAATGAACACAGAAAGAAGAAACTAGTTATGTGTTCTCGCAGAAACCCTAATTTCAGTCATCTCGAAGGAAAAACGCCTTCTAGGAACATTAAGTAGTCATTTCTGTAATACGCCGACAACGTACAACGTTTGAACCAAACAACCCACCAAACAGCGTTTGACAaaaccgctacaacaacaatacaataaGACAAATTGTATTCGATTTTAtgatttaagtatttattttacttttcgttTATTAGATATTCAGTCCATTCTATTGCGATGAAATTCATAAAGGACCACAATTATTAAAATAGTACTCTCATAAACATATGTTAACAACATAGACTTAATTACATATACAGAAGAgaaaacaaaacatttcaaCTTCGCTAACGACATTCGGAAGTTTATTCGTGAGCGCAGCACAACTACAACAAATGCTTGCTGACGCCTTCAAAGTGCACATCGCACAGCGCTGTTGAATAAATCCAACTTTTTGCAAACATTCGGATTAGgagataaattttcaataattaacaaaaacaataaggaaAAAAAGAATTTCTATCATTTTTGTTCGCTGCTAATTTGGGACTAAAGAGTGTGTAAAATGAAATGCTGTTAATACGTAATTTTTGGCATGTAATATGGAATCTCATTGGCAAAATTTacatgtatactatatgtacgaATGTACTCGTGTGATGCGCATACGAGTATGTGGGTATGTATGGTGTGGATATTTAGTGTTATTGCAGTGTTCTTTTCGCTGTTACTTCGTGTTGTTGGTATTCTAATGTTGTTCGCTCTTATCTCTTTCACcgttaagtatatgtataacaaTTAATTTAACTACACGTTAGTATTATTTAGTATATTAACCGCCCACGCTTAGCCAAGTAAACATTTGAACTCCATTGGTAAGTTGCACGCCCCCATAAACCACTTACACCGCCGACTTGCTATTCTTTTTGCCACCATGTCGTGGTGGTGGCGGGGCATTGTAGGACTTCTCTGAGCCGGAACTCATGTGGCCtgcgtaaaaaattaaaaaaagagtaaaaaataaattatataaagctTTCAGTGAAAGTACAGTTTATTTGACACATATCttaaagcacacatacatatataactctcatataaaaattcacaaagagcacacacacacctcttataattttttcaattcttgaAATGTTGATTGAAGTGAATTCTTTTTGAGCGATAAGAGAGAGAAAGAACCAAAGATAATTAATATGAAAGTTCGTTAAATTTGGACGTTCGTTAATTAGGCGAATTTAAGGATATGTTAAACCCGTTTAGTAGTAAATATTCACAAACACTATGAAATATCGTATCGAATTATAGTAAGagtaagagaaaaaaaaaaaataaataaataaaaaaaataaaaaataaataaaaaaaaataaataaataaaaaaataaataagaaaaataaaaaaaaatataaaaaaaaaaatttaaaaaaattaatttaaaaataaataaataaaaaagaatacaaaaataaatgaaaaataataataaaaaaataaataaataaataaataaaaataagaaaaatatataaaaaaaataaaataaaaaaaaattaaaaaaaaaataaatttaaaaataaataaataaaaaagaataaaaaataaatgaaaaaaaaaattataaaaaaatacaaaaaaaaaacaagaaaaagcgttaactGAAGTTGTAATACTCTcaacaggtgcattttttactGCATAAAAGTGAAGAAACACATCTCTACTCAGATTTTGTAGCGCTGCATTGAAAAATAAgttatgcaaaattttgtggagataccttgtcaaatgaaaaagttttccatacaaggatttgacCTCGAACGGCCACTTTGTATTGtagctacatatatgttataatggtccgatattaGCAATTacgacaaattagcagcttttTGATGAGAAAAAGTGTTCAAAATTTCATtatcgtcacgctgatcatttatacatacatatacagtgaaagctctataAAGCGGACATCCCATTAAGCGAACATCTTTATTAGCAGTGCATATTGGCCGTTCCAAATATTTGCTGATGTTTTTTTAAGACAATCTGGATCTGAAAGGCTGGTCCCGCCAGTGTTcgcttataatattataatgaaTGCAGGCAACCACAGTTcgaaaattacatacaaaatatgGTCAGAATAATGTTTTAACTTCGTTAACTGTGAGagaataattgaatttaaatctTGCGTGACTTTTGAGACACCCTGCACTATTTAGCAAACTTAATTTACCCTCTTcgg belongs to Bactrocera dorsalis isolate Fly_Bdor chromosome 1, ASM2337382v1, whole genome shotgun sequence and includes:
- the LOC125780331 gene encoding uncharacterized protein LOC125780331, whose amino-acid sequence is MDLKALLLNSISSKQPLLLNRRMHIGKCCYSVTFEVDGKMLTVIRIRQIYTKAPFQMRVQRRQRFLQKLKSCSSISSNSDLKPKSSPTRTILPQFADCSTQTTKPEVRSRSTETEIHTLPVHREQQTSRRVLRKQGTQTDPNTLCHGVQTERKIFPRATQTNESSAEASTTQTESYCYNNQVQTEPFEDDLSAEREKEAVVFMLNEIGEMIINQNHLLQNNTTMLSQMSEMTMLNKVAAQQKSCMNYEKKYKFHRFTRKHGRFRNSPMPSKALPVDKRNQWAQTIYPIGLSTKTTQTRQEIQRRKRFSLFCFKL